ttgtccaaacaaaattacattacccaaaaaaaaactttgaatcTCTTAAACTTCTAGTTTCTTTGTGCACAGAGGACATGAGTTGTTCCTTTGAAGCCAAGTGAGAACACAATATTTATGATACACATGTCCGCAGGGGATTCTGCTCACTTCTTCCCCGCCATCCTTCATCTCATCATAACACACACTACAATTCCTCAAATCTTCTCCCCCAAATTCATCGAATTTCTCCTTCAGCCTCTCTATCGCCGTCTCCGGCGCCCCTCTCCTCCCCGAAAAGTCGTCAAAAATCTCcgtctcctcctcctcttcctcctcatcctcatcctcctcctccgccgcagTCGCACTGTCGTCCATCCAAAACATCTGGATGTAATCGATTTCCGCAACGATGTAGAACTTCATCTCGTAGTTTTCGCACGCCATTTGAACGACGAACGAGGCAATACTCCGAGCAATGGCGTTTTTTATTGTGGCGCCAAGGTTGTAAGAACTTAGAAATTCCTCGATGTAAGCTCGGCAAAATAACGGATCTTCGAGCTCTCGCAGAGGAAGGGGGAATTGAGCATCTGCCATTGTAGTAGGGAGAGTTCCATGGACGATATTGAAAGCATATCCGGAGAACGGCGATTCGGTGAGCAGACGGCTTGAATGACCTATTCGAATTTGGAGAAGCTGATCGAGACCGTCGTAGCGGTGGAGATTGCAGCGGAATGTGCCCGAATCTGCTAAAGACATTGTTGATtattgagaagaagaaacttgTGATTATTTATACTGATGaatgaagaagataaaaagagattggagattgaattttgataaactgaatcttaaattttaaattctttttcatctttcgTTAAtagattggatt
This portion of the Cucurbita pepo subsp. pepo cultivar mu-cu-16 chromosome LG08, ASM280686v2, whole genome shotgun sequence genome encodes:
- the LOC111800129 gene encoding E3 ubiquitin-protein ligase RNF165-like, coding for MSLADSGTFRCNLHRYDGLDQLLQIRIGHSSRLLTESPFSGYAFNIVHGTLPTTMADAQFPLPLRELEDPLFCRAYIEEFLSSYNLGATIKNAIARSIASFVVQMACENYEMKFYIVAEIDYIQMFWMDDSATAAEEEDEDEEEEEEETEIFDDFSGRRGAPETAIERLKEKFDEFGGEDLRNCSVCYDEMKDGGEEVSRIPCGHVYHKYCVLTWLQRNNSCPLCTKKLEV